A portion of the Paenibacillus hamazuiensis genome contains these proteins:
- a CDS encoding DUF2512 family protein has protein sequence MRFLIKLVMNGIIVVPMLLWLSEATFVQAAVSAVLLCVIAYWLGDQVILRNSNNLVASVADAGLAFFFLWAAADFMDWTLTMTDLAILAVSVGVVEFIYHRLLAAYDGAR, from the coding sequence ATGAGATTTCTCATAAAGTTGGTCATGAACGGAATTATCGTCGTCCCGATGCTGCTCTGGCTTTCGGAGGCTACATTCGTCCAGGCGGCCGTGTCCGCCGTATTGCTTTGCGTGATCGCGTATTGGCTCGGAGACCAGGTGATTTTACGAAATTCGAACAATCTGGTCGCCAGTGTGGCGGACGCCGGGCTCGCTTTCTTCTTTCTGTGGGCGGCTGCCGATTTCATGGACTGGACTTTGACCATGACCGACCTCGCCATTTTGGCCGTCTCCGTAGGCGTTGTCGAGTTTATTTACCACCGTCTTCTCGCCGCGTACGATGGAGCAAGATAA
- the lpdA gene encoding dihydrolipoyl dehydrogenase: MVVGDASVEIDVLVIGAGPGGYVAAIKAAQLGKSVLLVEKDTVGGVCLNRGCIPSKALISAAHQYEAAHESSEIGITAEGVKVDFSKVQAWKDGIIEQMTGKRGIGALLKKNKVQLFNGEALFINEHEARVFNDNETARYKFNHCIIATGSRPIELKAFPFGGRILSSTEALSLKEIPQSLIVIGGGYIGVELGQTYAKFGTKVTILEGSDHILPGFEKELTKLVAARLKNKNVDIVTEALAQSCEKTDSNVTVTYTVKGEEKKVTADYVLVTVGRRPNTDGELGLDLINLEMGERGLIKINEKCQTSIPHIYAIGDIVAGPALAHKASYEAKVAAESIAGLPSVIDYKCIPAVVFSDPEIASVGLSETEAKAAGHTVAIGKFPYVANGRALSMNSPEGFVKLVGDKETGLLLGAQIVGSEASNLIAELGLAIEMGATLEDIALTIHAHPTLGEMVMEASEVGLGQPIHI; the protein is encoded by the coding sequence ATGGTTGTAGGAGACGCTTCTGTAGAAATCGACGTGCTGGTCATCGGCGCGGGACCCGGCGGATATGTGGCGGCGATCAAAGCCGCCCAGCTCGGCAAAAGCGTACTGCTTGTGGAAAAAGACACCGTCGGCGGAGTCTGCTTGAACCGCGGCTGCATTCCTTCCAAAGCGCTCATTTCTGCGGCCCATCAATACGAGGCGGCGCACGAATCTTCCGAGATCGGCATCACGGCGGAAGGCGTGAAGGTGGATTTCTCCAAGGTGCAGGCGTGGAAAGACGGCATCATTGAGCAAATGACCGGAAAACGCGGCATCGGCGCCCTGCTGAAGAAAAACAAAGTGCAGCTGTTTAACGGCGAAGCGCTGTTCATCAACGAGCATGAAGCCCGCGTGTTTAACGACAACGAGACGGCGCGTTACAAATTCAACCACTGCATCATCGCGACGGGCTCCCGCCCGATCGAACTGAAGGCGTTCCCGTTCGGAGGAAGAATCCTTTCCTCGACCGAAGCGCTCTCCCTCAAGGAGATTCCGCAAAGCCTGATCGTGATCGGCGGCGGCTACATCGGCGTCGAGCTCGGCCAAACGTACGCGAAGTTCGGCACCAAGGTAACGATCCTCGAAGGATCGGACCATATTTTGCCGGGCTTCGAGAAAGAACTGACGAAGCTGGTGGCAGCCAGACTGAAGAACAAAAACGTCGACATCGTCACTGAAGCGCTGGCGCAAAGCTGCGAGAAAACCGACTCCAATGTGACGGTCACTTACACCGTAAAAGGCGAAGAGAAGAAAGTGACCGCCGACTACGTGCTGGTGACGGTCGGACGCCGTCCGAATACGGACGGAGAGCTCGGCCTCGACCTGATCAACCTGGAGATGGGCGAGCGCGGCCTGATCAAAATCAACGAGAAATGCCAGACGAGCATCCCGCACATTTATGCGATCGGAGACATCGTCGCAGGTCCGGCGCTGGCGCATAAAGCGTCGTACGAAGCGAAGGTCGCTGCCGAGTCGATCGCCGGACTGCCTAGCGTAATCGACTACAAATGCATCCCGGCCGTCGTGTTTTCCGATCCGGAGATCGCCAGCGTCGGCCTCAGCGAAACGGAAGCGAAAGCAGCCGGCCACACGGTCGCAATCGGGAAATTCCCGTACGTGGCGAACGGCCGTGCGCTGTCGATGAACTCGCCGGAGGGCTTTGTGAAGCTGGTCGGCGATAAAGAGACGGGTCTTCTGCTCGGCGCGCAAATCGTCGGCTCGGAAGCGTCGAACCTGATTGCGGAGCTGGGCCTTGCCATCGAGATGGGCGCAACGCTGGAAGATATCGCGCTCACGATCCATGCGCACCCGACGCTCGGGGAAATGGTGATGGAAGCTTCGGAAGTGGGACTTGGCCAGCCGATTCATATATAA
- a CDS encoding dihydrolipoamide acetyltransferase family protein — MAIFEYRFPELGEGIHEGEIVKWHVKPGDAVNDETIIMEVQNDKSVVEVPSPVAGKIVEIKVSEGTVCTIGDVIAVIDAEGEIPAQAHGGHGGGHAEPAAPAPAAAPAPAAVEPVGSAVAANVAAAKIETPLAGAAAPAAQEGAGTAQLVLATPSVRKLAREKGVPLAQVRATGKNGRVTREDVLAFAAGGGAAAAAAPAEAAEAAAAPAAQAAAAPMGDRTEERVPLKGIRKAIASAMVKSVYTAPHVTHMDEVDVTQLVALREKAKPVAEKKGVKLTYLPFIVKALVAAARQFPVMNATIDEQTNEIVYKKYYNIGIATDTDAGLIVPVIHDADRKNIWTIASAIKDLATRGREGKLGPNEMKGGTLTITNIGSAGGMFFTPVINFPEVAILGTGRISEKPVVKNGEIVIAPVMALSLSYDHRIIDGATAQNFLNYIKQLLADPELLVMEV; from the coding sequence GTGGCGATTTTCGAATATAGATTCCCCGAGCTCGGCGAAGGCATTCACGAGGGGGAGATCGTCAAGTGGCATGTAAAGCCCGGCGATGCGGTCAATGATGAGACGATCATCATGGAAGTGCAAAACGACAAGTCGGTCGTTGAAGTGCCTTCCCCGGTAGCGGGCAAAATCGTAGAGATCAAAGTAAGCGAAGGCACGGTGTGCACGATCGGCGACGTCATCGCCGTCATCGACGCCGAAGGCGAAATTCCGGCGCAGGCGCACGGCGGCCATGGCGGCGGACACGCCGAACCGGCCGCTCCCGCGCCGGCGGCAGCCCCGGCACCGGCAGCGGTCGAGCCGGTGGGCAGCGCAGTCGCAGCGAACGTAGCCGCTGCGAAAATCGAGACGCCGCTCGCAGGCGCAGCCGCGCCGGCGGCGCAAGAAGGCGCAGGCACGGCGCAGCTCGTGCTTGCCACCCCGAGCGTGCGCAAGCTCGCACGCGAGAAAGGCGTGCCGCTCGCGCAGGTGCGCGCGACCGGCAAAAACGGCCGCGTCACGCGCGAGGACGTGCTCGCGTTCGCGGCCGGAGGCGGCGCAGCCGCAGCAGCGGCGCCTGCCGAGGCGGCCGAAGCCGCAGCGGCACCGGCAGCGCAAGCGGCCGCGGCGCCTATGGGCGACCGCACCGAGGAGCGCGTGCCGCTGAAGGGCATCCGCAAGGCGATTGCAAGCGCCATGGTCAAGTCGGTGTACACGGCGCCGCACGTGACGCATATGGACGAGGTCGACGTCACCCAGCTCGTCGCGCTGCGTGAAAAAGCGAAGCCGGTCGCCGAGAAGAAAGGCGTCAAGCTGACGTACCTGCCGTTCATCGTGAAGGCGCTCGTCGCGGCAGCCCGCCAGTTCCCGGTCATGAACGCGACGATCGACGAGCAGACGAACGAAATTGTATACAAGAAATATTACAACATCGGCATCGCCACCGATACGGATGCAGGCCTTATCGTTCCGGTCATCCACGACGCCGACCGCAAAAACATCTGGACGATCGCCAGTGCGATCAAGGATTTGGCAACCCGCGGCCGCGAAGGCAAACTCGGCCCGAACGAAATGAAGGGCGGCACGCTGACGATCACCAATATCGGTTCGGCCGGCGGCATGTTCTTTACACCGGTCATCAACTTCCCGGAAGTGGCGATTCTCGGTACGGGACGCATCTCCGAGAAGCCGGTCGTGAAAAACGGCGAAATCGTCATCGCTCCGGTCATGGCGCTGTCGCTTAGCTACGATCACCGCATCATCGACGGCGCAACGGCACAAAATTTCTTGAACTATATCAAACAGCTGCTGGCTGATCCTGAGCTTCTCGTTATGGAGGTGTAA
- a CDS encoding alpha-ketoacid dehydrogenase subunit beta has product MAQMTMIQAIKDAMRVELQRDPNVLLFGEDVGKVGGVFRATEGLQAEFGEERVFDTPLAESAIGGLAVGLAVQGFRPVAEIQFVGFIFEAMDQICVQAARLRYRSGGRYQAPIVFRTPFGGGVKAAELHTDPLEGLMVQTPGIKVIVPSNPYDAKGLLISAIRDNDPVFFMEHLNLYRSFRAEVPEGEYTVPIGKANVVREGKDVTIITYGAMVHTSLKAAEEIEKQRGVKVEVIDLRTLMPLDIDTIVESIKKTNRAIVVQEAQKSAGVAAEVIAQINEKAILHLEAPVLRVAPPDTVYPFAQIEDQWLPSPASVIAGLNKVLDF; this is encoded by the coding sequence ATGGCACAAATGACAATGATTCAAGCGATAAAGGACGCGATGCGCGTAGAGCTGCAGCGCGATCCGAACGTGCTTTTGTTCGGGGAAGACGTAGGTAAGGTCGGAGGCGTATTCCGTGCGACGGAAGGTCTTCAGGCCGAATTCGGCGAAGAGCGCGTATTCGATACGCCGCTTGCTGAATCTGCGATCGGCGGCTTGGCTGTCGGTTTGGCGGTGCAAGGTTTCCGTCCGGTGGCGGAAATCCAGTTTGTCGGATTTATTTTCGAAGCGATGGACCAAATCTGCGTGCAGGCTGCCCGTCTTCGTTACCGCTCGGGCGGCCGTTATCAAGCTCCGATCGTATTCCGCACGCCGTTCGGCGGCGGGGTTAAAGCGGCCGAGCTGCACACCGACCCGCTCGAGGGGCTTATGGTGCAGACGCCGGGTATCAAGGTCATCGTGCCTTCCAACCCGTATGACGCGAAGGGCCTTCTGATCTCGGCCATCCGCGACAACGATCCGGTCTTTTTTATGGAGCACCTCAACCTGTACCGTTCGTTCCGCGCCGAAGTGCCGGAGGGCGAATACACGGTGCCGATCGGCAAAGCGAACGTCGTTCGCGAAGGTAAAGACGTCACGATCATCACGTACGGCGCGATGGTTCATACGTCGCTCAAAGCAGCGGAAGAGATCGAAAAGCAGCGCGGCGTGAAAGTCGAAGTTATCGACCTGCGCACGCTGATGCCGCTCGATATCGACACGATCGTCGAGTCGATCAAGAAAACGAACCGCGCTATCGTCGTGCAGGAAGCGCAAAAATCAGCCGGCGTCGCTGCGGAAGTGATCGCGCAGATCAACGAGAAGGCGATCCTGCACCTCGAAGCTCCGGTGCTGCGCGTAGCGCCGCCGGATACGGTGTATCCTTTCGCGCAGATCGAAGATCAATGGCTGCCTAGCCCGGCTTCCGTCATCGCCGGTTTGAACAAAGTGCTCGATTTTTAA
- the pdhA gene encoding pyruvate dehydrogenase (acetyl-transferring) E1 component subunit alpha: MSKPYEVRVEKVQPLSILATDGTIVNQEEMPKLSDDQLRELMRRMVFTRTWDQRAVNLTRQGRLGFYAPVSGQEATMVGSEFVLNRDDFICPGYRDMPQIVWHGLPMYQAFLYSRGHQHGGQIPQDVHVLMPQIIIGAQYLHAMGVAMAFKKRGEKRVAITYTGDGGSSEGDFYEAMNFAGAFKLPAIFVVQNNGYAITTPFAKQTAAESVAHKAVAAGIRGVQVDGMDVLAVAKAVQDAAERARNGEGATLIEAITYRFLPHSMSGDDPSKYRTKEETAEWEQKDPLHRLRELLKSKGLWTEEEENQIIEEAKATVAEQIKKAEETEKMTVPGLIDSMFETTPSHLEEQKAEFLGKGEK, from the coding sequence ATGAGCAAGCCTTATGAGGTGCGTGTCGAGAAGGTTCAACCTTTGTCGATACTTGCAACAGACGGTACGATTGTGAATCAGGAAGAAATGCCGAAATTGTCGGACGATCAGCTGCGCGAGCTGATGAGACGCATGGTATTTACCCGCACGTGGGATCAGCGCGCCGTAAACCTGACGCGTCAGGGCCGTCTCGGTTTCTATGCCCCGGTTTCCGGGCAGGAAGCGACGATGGTCGGCAGCGAGTTCGTACTGAATAGGGACGATTTTATTTGCCCGGGATACCGCGACATGCCGCAAATCGTTTGGCACGGTTTGCCGATGTACCAGGCGTTTCTGTATTCCCGCGGTCACCAGCACGGCGGCCAAATTCCCCAGGACGTGCACGTGCTCATGCCGCAAATCATTATCGGCGCGCAGTACCTGCACGCGATGGGCGTGGCGATGGCGTTCAAGAAACGCGGAGAGAAGCGCGTGGCGATTACGTACACCGGCGACGGAGGTTCGTCCGAGGGCGATTTCTACGAAGCGATGAACTTTGCGGGGGCGTTCAAGCTTCCGGCGATTTTCGTCGTACAAAATAACGGCTATGCGATCACAACTCCGTTTGCCAAGCAAACGGCAGCCGAATCGGTAGCGCACAAAGCGGTGGCTGCCGGTATTCGCGGCGTTCAAGTCGACGGTATGGACGTGCTGGCTGTTGCCAAAGCGGTGCAAGATGCGGCGGAGCGCGCGCGCAACGGAGAAGGCGCAACGCTGATCGAAGCGATCACGTACCGGTTCCTGCCGCACTCGATGTCCGGCGACGACCCGTCCAAATACCGGACGAAAGAAGAAACGGCCGAATGGGAGCAAAAGGATCCGCTGCACCGTCTTCGCGAGCTTTTGAAGTCGAAAGGGCTGTGGACCGAGGAAGAGGAGAACCAGATCATCGAGGAAGCGAAGGCGACGGTGGCCGAGCAGATCAAAAAAGCGGAAGAAACCGAAAAAATGACGGTTCCGGGCCTGATCGACAGCATGTTCGAAACGACGCCTTCTCATCTCGAAGAGCAAAAAGCCGAGTTTCTGGGTAAAGGAGAGAAGTAA
- a CDS encoding alpha/beta hydrolase, with amino-acid sequence MSDDALYYKRTIVKAEVSSAFLQQQRPVRIFLPPGYNELLSYPVIYCQDGEQFFNFGRIATHMNRLIYDESFEPAIIVGVDVDTKTRTSEYAPEGSRFPVYCRFFAEELIPFIQQNYPVRTAPEDRVLAGDSLGGTVSLHLALDYPDLFCKVLSLSGAFLQETRERIAAETDLSWLSLYMLIGLDETEVTTERGTFDFLAENRKTKKLLDERSSRMLYVEKPGKHLWGFWQNELPEGIKYLLR; translated from the coding sequence ATGTCCGACGACGCTTTATACTACAAACGCACCATCGTCAAAGCCGAAGTTTCTTCCGCTTTTTTGCAGCAGCAAAGACCGGTCCGCATCTTTTTGCCGCCGGGTTACAACGAGCTTTTGTCATACCCTGTCATCTACTGCCAGGACGGCGAACAGTTTTTCAATTTCGGCCGCATCGCCACCCATATGAACCGGCTTATTTACGACGAAAGCTTCGAGCCGGCCATCATCGTCGGCGTCGATGTCGATACGAAAACGCGGACCTCGGAGTATGCCCCCGAAGGAAGCCGCTTCCCGGTGTACTGCCGATTTTTTGCCGAAGAGCTCATCCCCTTTATCCAGCAAAATTACCCGGTGCGAACCGCTCCGGAGGATCGCGTATTGGCGGGCGATTCCCTCGGAGGAACTGTCAGCCTGCACCTTGCTTTAGATTATCCTGACCTTTTTTGCAAGGTGTTATCCTTATCTGGCGCATTTTTGCAAGAAACCCGCGAGCGCATCGCGGCGGAGACGGATTTGTCATGGCTTTCGCTTTATATGCTTATCGGCCTTGACGAAACGGAAGTGACGACCGAGCGGGGGACGTTCGATTTTCTCGCGGAAAACCGCAAAACAAAAAAGCTTCTCGATGAGAGAAGCTCCCGTATGCTGTATGTGGAAAAACCCGGCAAACATTTGTGGGGATTTTGGCAAAACGAGCTGCCCGAAGGGATCAAATATTTGCTGCGGTAA
- a CDS encoding type II toxin-antitoxin system VapC family toxin, whose product MSRVCLDANIWIKVLTEEPDTQLAQKLIVQQIRQRTEIIAPSLMKLEVGSILRKK is encoded by the coding sequence ATGAGCCGGGTTTGCCTGGACGCAAACATATGGATCAAGGTGCTGACCGAAGAACCGGATACGCAGCTCGCACAGAAGCTTATCGTCCAACAAATACGGCAGCGCACGGAAATCATTGCCCCCAGCCTGATGAAGTTGGAAGTTGGCAGCATTTTGCGAAAAAAATGA
- a CDS encoding lipoate--protein ligase family protein — MNRRLSVWLEQLSLPAELLLLDRTREWHDDIAYPFALDELLCRKVGQGMTPVLHMWRHPQALVLGLRDSRLPGAVRAMRELEEQGCRTVVRNSGGAAVPLDPGVLNVTLVLPKPPGGIGSPGDFRGDFELMYRIVGAALETAGAQVDKGEIAGSYCPGDYDISIGGRKFCGLAQRRQLNAYAVQAFIVAEGSGAERGERARAFYRTAAEGAAAEQYPLVEPERMASVSELLAPITAEQLAGRIAGALRDAGVTLRPAASGDLPDAADVAAMAAALRARYAPPRAE, encoded by the coding sequence ATGAACCGAAGATTAAGCGTATGGCTGGAACAATTAAGTTTGCCCGCGGAGCTGCTCCTGCTGGATCGGACCCGGGAGTGGCACGACGATATCGCGTACCCGTTTGCACTGGATGAGCTGCTCTGCCGCAAGGTCGGGCAAGGGATGACCCCGGTGCTGCACATGTGGCGGCATCCGCAGGCGCTGGTGCTGGGCCTGCGCGACAGCCGGCTGCCCGGTGCCGTTCGCGCGATGCGCGAGCTCGAGGAGCAGGGCTGCCGCACCGTCGTGCGCAATTCCGGCGGCGCCGCGGTGCCGCTTGATCCCGGCGTGCTCAACGTCACGCTGGTGCTGCCCAAACCGCCCGGCGGCATCGGCTCGCCCGGCGATTTTCGCGGCGACTTCGAGCTGATGTACCGCATCGTCGGAGCGGCTTTGGAGACCGCCGGCGCGCAGGTGGACAAAGGCGAAATCGCCGGGTCGTATTGCCCCGGCGATTACGACATCTCGATCGGCGGCCGCAAATTTTGCGGGCTCGCCCAGCGCCGGCAGCTGAACGCTTATGCGGTGCAAGCGTTCATCGTGGCCGAGGGCAGCGGCGCCGAACGGGGCGAGCGAGCCCGCGCGTTTTACCGGACGGCGGCCGAAGGCGCCGCGGCGGAGCAGTATCCGCTCGTCGAACCCGAGCGGATGGCGAGCGTCAGCGAGCTGCTCGCGCCGATAACGGCGGAGCAGCTCGCGGGCCGGATCGCCGGCGCGCTGCGCGATGCCGGCGTGACTCTGCGTCCGGCCGCATCCGGCGATTTGCCGGATGCGGCGGACGTCGCAGCGATGGCCGCGGCGCTCCGGGCGCGCTACGCGCCGCCGCGCGCGGAGTAG
- a CDS encoding GDYXXLXY domain-containing protein, translated as MTERSVLKKRSGKLGIVVAAQILFLLVLAGSYWAAGVWGREIRLHTIPVDPRDMLYGDYVTLTYEMSRLKPEMWKEAGKAPKKGDVVYVVLMQDKDGVFHPEAAYGAKPASVSGDMVVMKGRVEYDMGEAIAVRYGLERYYVPEGTGKELEKRAGDMVVRVKIAPWGQARIVGLESSG; from the coding sequence ATGACGGAAAGGAGTGTGCTCAAAAAGCGAAGCGGCAAGCTCGGAATAGTTGTGGCCGCGCAAATTTTATTCCTGCTCGTTCTCGCCGGCTCCTACTGGGCCGCAGGCGTATGGGGCCGGGAAATCCGGCTACACACGATCCCGGTGGACCCCCGGGATATGCTGTACGGCGATTACGTCACTTTAACGTATGAGATGAGCCGGCTTAAGCCGGAGATGTGGAAGGAAGCCGGGAAAGCTCCCAAGAAAGGCGACGTCGTGTATGTCGTGCTAATGCAGGACAAGGACGGAGTGTTTCACCCGGAGGCCGCCTACGGCGCCAAACCGGCTTCCGTCAGCGGCGACATGGTCGTAATGAAGGGGCGGGTCGAATATGACATGGGCGAAGCGATAGCCGTCCGATACGGCCTGGAGCGTTACTACGTGCCTGAGGGAACAGGGAAGGAACTGGAGAAAAGGGCGGGAGATATGGTCGTCCGGGTAAAAATCGCCCCGTGGGGCCAGGCGAGAATCGTCGGTTTGGAGTCGTCCGGATAA
- a CDS encoding DUF2157 domain-containing protein, whose amino-acid sequence MSKKWVEREGLRWVEQQIVTREQYERILSLYDGKKQSPGLLPIFGSILVGLGVLSFIAANWQDIAEGLRLAIIIAAMAGFYAAGERLAARGQEKLGIALIGIGLISFGGGIVLVGQMFHLLATGAGAMIVWGVTGMVLTYLYRSRYLFTLSLIIFNIAQLYSTISFHTFSYTALALMTAGLGFYIWKVRQSALLMWLLNVSLMIQSLILIVFMDWKPLWILIPALLLYAAGDWLGQRDHAGAFQAAPLIAAFLMGVFLVLFYDEAYGNLDSFRADASLYLPVLLALLAVSAAGKYRRKREVSAAEWLLFLPLIYSPALVELLYLVALFLFSLYVLWRGYSEEWGFKINVGTVLFIFTTMIAYGKLTWDFMDKSLFFVIGGVILLALSWFLNRRRRRFFSEGKEGER is encoded by the coding sequence ATGTCAAAAAAATGGGTGGAGCGCGAAGGATTGCGCTGGGTGGAGCAGCAGATCGTGACGCGCGAGCAGTACGAAAGGATTCTTTCTTTATACGATGGAAAAAAACAATCGCCCGGCCTTCTGCCGATATTCGGCAGCATTCTGGTAGGGCTCGGCGTACTCAGCTTTATCGCCGCCAATTGGCAGGATATTGCGGAAGGGCTGCGGCTTGCGATCATCATCGCGGCGATGGCCGGTTTTTACGCGGCAGGGGAAAGGTTGGCCGCCCGCGGTCAGGAAAAGCTGGGAATCGCGCTGATCGGCATCGGGCTCATATCGTTCGGCGGAGGAATCGTGCTGGTCGGACAAATGTTTCACCTGCTGGCGACCGGTGCCGGAGCGATGATCGTTTGGGGAGTCACGGGAATGGTGCTGACGTATTTGTATCGCAGCAGGTACCTGTTTACGCTCAGCCTGATTATTTTTAACATTGCGCAGCTGTACAGCACGATCAGCTTTCATACGTTCAGCTATACGGCGCTGGCGCTGATGACCGCCGGCTTGGGCTTCTACATCTGGAAAGTGAGGCAGAGCGCGCTGCTGATGTGGCTGCTCAATGTTAGCCTCATGATTCAGTCGCTTATTTTGATCGTGTTTATGGACTGGAAGCCGCTCTGGATATTGATTCCGGCATTGCTGCTTTACGCGGCCGGGGATTGGCTTGGGCAGCGGGACCATGCCGGCGCGTTTCAGGCGGCTCCGCTGATCGCGGCGTTTTTGATGGGCGTATTTCTCGTCCTGTTTTACGATGAGGCGTATGGAAACCTAGATTCGTTCCGGGCGGACGCGTCTCTATATTTGCCGGTGCTCCTCGCTCTGCTAGCGGTTTCCGCCGCCGGCAAATACCGCCGGAAACGGGAAGTCAGCGCCGCCGAGTGGCTGCTTTTCCTGCCGCTCATTTATTCGCCCGCCCTGGTGGAGCTGCTCTATCTGGTTGCGCTGTTTCTGTTTTCGCTGTACGTGCTTTGGCGCGGCTACAGCGAGGAGTGGGGCTTCAAAATCAATGTCGGCACCGTGTTGTTCATCTTTACGACGATGATCGCTTACGGCAAGCTGACGTGGGATTTTATGGACAAGTCGCTGTTTTTCGTGATCGGCGGAGTCATTCTGCTCGCGCTCAGCTGGTTTTTGAACCGGCGGCGCAGGCGGTTTTTCAGCGAAGGGAAGGAGGGAGAACGATGA